The following proteins are encoded in a genomic region of Alteromonadaceae bacterium 2753L.S.0a.02:
- a CDS encoding tRNA-2-methylthio-N6-dimethylallyladenosine synthase, protein MSDVTYTKKLFIQTHGCQMNEYDSARMQDLLGTSHQMEPTDNPEEADVLLVNTCSIREKAQDKLFHQLGRWKHLKDKNPDLIIGVGGCVASQEGENIAKRAPYVDLIFGPQTLHRLPEMIETPRDNGAVVVDISFPEIEKFDNLPQPEADGASAFVSVMEGCSKYCTFCVVPYTRGEEVSRPAEDVLKECAHLAGQGVREINLLGQNVNAYRGTDPQGEIDLAELITLVAKIDGIDRIRFTTSHPVEFSDSLIDVYADVPELVSHVHLPVQSGSDRILMAMKRGHTALEYKSKLRRLRAVRPDICFSSDFIVGFPGETEVDFQATMKLISDIGFDMSFSFIYSPRPGTPAADMLDDTPQETKKQRLALLQQRINQQSQDISRKMVGNTERVLVTGYSKKDPGQLSGRTENNRVVNFRCDQALLIGKFADILIEEALPNSLRGILLGSELDD, encoded by the coding sequence ATGTCTGACGTAACCTACACAAAAAAACTGTTTATCCAAACCCACGGCTGCCAGATGAACGAATACGACTCCGCGCGTATGCAGGATTTGCTCGGCACATCACACCAAATGGAGCCTACCGATAACCCCGAAGAAGCCGACGTGCTATTGGTGAATACCTGCTCGATACGCGAGAAAGCGCAGGACAAACTGTTTCATCAGCTCGGTCGCTGGAAGCACCTTAAAGACAAGAATCCCGACCTGATTATTGGCGTGGGCGGCTGTGTTGCCAGTCAAGAGGGTGAAAACATCGCCAAGCGTGCGCCTTACGTCGACCTGATCTTTGGGCCACAAACCTTGCACCGTTTGCCGGAAATGATTGAAACACCTCGGGATAACGGCGCTGTGGTGGTAGACATCAGCTTCCCTGAAATCGAAAAATTCGACAATCTGCCGCAACCGGAAGCGGATGGCGCCAGTGCCTTCGTATCTGTCATGGAAGGCTGTTCAAAATATTGCACGTTTTGCGTGGTGCCCTACACCCGCGGCGAAGAAGTCAGTCGCCCTGCCGAGGATGTACTGAAGGAGTGTGCCCACCTGGCAGGCCAGGGCGTACGGGAAATCAACCTGCTGGGCCAGAATGTCAACGCTTATCGTGGTACCGACCCGCAGGGCGAAATCGACCTCGCGGAGTTGATCACACTGGTCGCCAAAATCGATGGTATCGACCGTATACGCTTTACCACCTCGCACCCGGTGGAATTCAGTGATTCGTTGATTGATGTGTACGCCGATGTACCCGAACTCGTGAGTCATGTGCACCTTCCGGTGCAAAGTGGCTCTGACCGAATTTTAATGGCGATGAAACGTGGCCATACCGCGCTGGAGTACAAATCCAAGTTACGTCGCTTGCGCGCGGTGCGTCCCGACATCTGCTTTTCATCCGACTTTATTGTGGGCTTTCCCGGTGAAACCGAAGTGGATTTTCAAGCGACTATGAAATTGATTAGCGATATCGGCTTCGACATGTCGTTTAGTTTTATCTACAGCCCACGCCCGGGAACACCTGCTGCCGACATGCTTGACGACACGCCCCAGGAAACTAAGAAACAACGCCTGGCCTTGTTGCAACAACGCATCAATCAGCAATCGCAAGACATCAGCCGCAAGATGGTCGGCAACACCGAGCGAGTGCTGGTCACCGGCTACAGCAAGAAAGATCCAGGTCAACTTTCAGGCCGCACCGAGAACAACCGTGTCGTAAATTTTCGCTGTGACCAGGCGCTATTGATTGGGAAATTTGCCGACATTCTGATTGAAGAAGCGCTACCCAATTCCCTGCGTGGCATTTTATTGGGTTCAGAGCTGGATGATTGA
- a CDS encoding DNA-binding transcriptional MocR family regulator, whose product MELNNASQEKLAQWEQELTAQYQAIQAKQLNLDLTRGKPSAEQLSLSNAMDGILGGDYTTGDGTDTRNYGGLEGIPEIRAIGAAILKTPIDNVLAGGNSSLTLMHQAMSVAYLFGLEGAESAWSKESSVKFICPVPGYDRHYSVCEHLGIEMITVPMTPTGPDMDAVEKLVAEDKSIKGMWCVPKYSNPTGVVYNDETVTRIAKLGQVAASNFRVFWDNAYGVHDLSENPVQLASIFDACKAAGTENSVLQFASTSKITFAGAGVAFMGASATNLSGFKKSLGFMTIGPDKVNQLRHAKFFAGEGSLTAHMQKHAAIIKPRFASVLKHLKEAFGDNDLGEWESADGGYFISFDTQPGLAKEVVKLAGDAGVKLTPAGATFPYGQDPNDCNIRIAPTVPTVEQVDAAMEVFVVCVKLASVRKALG is encoded by the coding sequence TTGGAACTTAACAACGCCTCTCAAGAAAAGCTCGCTCAATGGGAACAGGAACTCACCGCCCAATACCAGGCCATTCAAGCCAAACAGTTGAATTTAGACCTGACGCGGGGCAAACCATCCGCCGAACAGCTTAGCCTGTCCAATGCGATGGATGGCATTCTGGGCGGCGACTATACCACAGGCGATGGTACCGATACCCGCAACTATGGCGGCTTAGAGGGTATCCCCGAAATTCGCGCCATTGGCGCTGCCATTCTTAAAACACCGATAGACAACGTATTGGCCGGCGGTAATAGCAGCCTGACTCTAATGCATCAAGCCATGTCAGTTGCCTATTTATTTGGACTGGAAGGTGCCGAATCAGCCTGGAGTAAAGAAAGCAGCGTAAAGTTTATTTGCCCCGTGCCAGGTTATGACCGCCATTATTCGGTATGCGAGCATTTGGGTATCGAGATGATCACAGTGCCGATGACCCCAACTGGCCCCGATATGGACGCAGTGGAAAAACTCGTCGCAGAGGATAAAAGTATTAAAGGTATGTGGTGCGTGCCCAAATACTCGAATCCAACCGGCGTAGTCTACAACGACGAAACTGTCACCCGCATTGCCAAACTCGGACAGGTTGCAGCCAGTAATTTCCGGGTATTCTGGGATAACGCCTATGGCGTACACGACCTCTCGGAGAACCCGGTGCAACTGGCGAGTATTTTTGATGCTTGTAAAGCGGCTGGCACCGAGAATTCTGTTCTGCAATTCGCTTCTACATCGAAAATCACCTTCGCGGGAGCAGGCGTAGCCTTTATGGGTGCCAGTGCAACCAATTTGTCAGGCTTTAAAAAATCTTTGGGTTTTATGACTATTGGGCCCGATAAAGTTAATCAACTGCGGCACGCAAAATTTTTCGCCGGCGAAGGTTCGTTGACTGCCCACATGCAAAAGCATGCTGCAATCATTAAACCTCGATTTGCCAGTGTGCTAAAACACCTGAAGGAGGCCTTCGGCGATAACGACCTCGGTGAATGGGAATCTGCGGACGGTGGCTATTTCATCTCGTTCGACACTCAGCCCGGACTCGCCAAAGAAGTGGTAAAACTCGCGGGTGACGCTGGCGTGAAACTCACCCCTGCCGGAGCTACCTTCCCCTACGGCCAAGACCCCAACGACTGCAACATCCGCATTGCACCAACGGTTCCCACCGTTGAGCAGGTAGACGCAGCTATGGAAGTTTTTGTGGTTTGTGTCAAGCTCGCATCCGTGCGCAAGGCGCTCGGTTAG
- a CDS encoding esterase, whose protein sequence is MPLHFKQAGSGKPVVLIHGLFGSLENLGMIARLLAEHYTVYSVDLPDHGRTAHTQGSSLADMAKQMYRWLEQQHLGKVQLFGHSLGGKVAMELALTYPERVAKLVVADISPVAYPPRHNEVFAGLLSLDVVNLKTRAEADRQLAAYVPELAVRSFLLKNLVKSPSGYQWRMNLPVLHRCYGEMLAGNRSAKYGGPTLFLKGAKSDYINAEHQHEIRTRFPHAQVKIIADSGHWLHADKPDLVARIITRFFS, encoded by the coding sequence ATGCCATTGCATTTCAAGCAAGCTGGCTCTGGCAAGCCGGTGGTGCTTATTCACGGGCTGTTCGGTTCACTGGAAAACCTCGGCATGATCGCTCGCCTTCTCGCCGAGCACTATACGGTGTACTCGGTCGATTTGCCCGACCATGGCCGCACAGCGCACACTCAGGGTTCCAGTCTCGCCGATATGGCAAAGCAGATGTACCGTTGGTTGGAACAGCAACATCTCGGCAAAGTACAATTATTCGGGCACTCTTTGGGTGGCAAAGTGGCAATGGAGTTGGCGCTCACTTACCCCGAGAGGGTTGCTAAGCTTGTAGTCGCCGATATTTCACCTGTTGCATACCCGCCGCGCCACAATGAAGTTTTCGCAGGGCTGTTGTCGCTCGATGTGGTTAATCTCAAGACTCGCGCAGAGGCAGATCGCCAGTTGGCCGCCTACGTTCCAGAGTTGGCGGTGCGAAGTTTTTTGCTGAAAAACCTGGTGAAAAGCCCCTCAGGTTATCAGTGGCGGATGAATCTTCCGGTGTTGCATCGTTGTTACGGTGAAATGCTGGCTGGAAACCGTTCTGCGAAATACGGTGGCCCGACCCTATTTTTGAAAGGCGCGAAATCCGATTACATTAACGCAGAACATCAGCACGAAATTCGCACCCGTTTCCCTCATGCCCAGGTGAAAATTATTGCCGATTCCGGGCACTGGCTACACGCTGATAAACCTGACTTGGTGGCTCGAATAATCACTCGGTTTTTTAGCTAG
- a CDS encoding magnesium and cobalt transporter — translation MSEDPSSSSSSSSESRSRSWLERMFPSLTSEPKSRDELMDIIKGAAENKVVDQEALNIIEGALDVASLQVREIMIPRSQMVVIKADETPQEFLPKVIESGHSRFPVIGESSDDVRGILLAKDLLPLILQGLESFNFEHVLRTANIIPESKRLNVLLKEFREKRYHMALVIDEYGGISGLVTIEDILEEIVGEIEDETDEDNEDFIRQVSECDYILKALTPIEDFNTYFKTGFSDEEFDTIGGLITQAFGHMPGRNEIVEMGNFTFRVLFSDGRQIHLLRATKNPE, via the coding sequence ATGTCGGAAGACCCTTCGTCGAGCAGCTCATCGAGTAGCGAATCCCGATCACGCTCCTGGCTCGAACGCATGTTTCCCAGCCTGACGAGCGAGCCCAAATCACGTGATGAACTCATGGACATCATCAAAGGCGCCGCCGAAAACAAGGTCGTCGACCAGGAGGCTCTGAATATTATTGAAGGGGCTTTGGATGTCGCCAGCCTTCAAGTGCGCGAAATCATGATTCCGCGCTCCCAGATGGTGGTCATCAAAGCCGACGAAACACCTCAGGAATTTCTCCCCAAAGTTATAGAAAGCGGCCACTCTCGCTTCCCCGTTATAGGCGAATCCAGCGATGATGTACGCGGCATTTTGCTCGCGAAAGATTTGTTACCCCTAATACTTCAAGGCCTGGAAAGTTTTAATTTTGAGCACGTGCTTCGCACCGCCAACATTATTCCCGAAAGTAAACGCTTAAATGTTTTACTCAAAGAATTTCGCGAAAAACGCTACCATATGGCCTTGGTGATCGACGAATACGGAGGCATTTCCGGCCTGGTCACCATTGAAGATATCCTCGAAGAAATTGTCGGCGAAATTGAAGATGAAACCGACGAAGACAATGAAGATTTTATCCGTCAGGTTTCTGAATGTGATTACATATTAAAAGCACTTACGCCCATTGAAGATTTCAACACCTATTTTAAAACCGGTTTTAGTGATGAAGAATTCGATACCATCGGCGGCTTGATCACCCAGGCGTTCGGCCACATGCCTGGTCGCAACGAAATTGTCGAAATGGGCAACTTTACCTTCAGGGTCCTATTTTCGGACGGTCGACAAATTCACCTATTGCGCGCCACAAAAAACCCAGAATAA
- a CDS encoding chorismate lyase — protein MTRLFTSTGYLDAQDETTDFPLETLPPFLRVLLTTDGTVTKSLEAFFWEPVEVKNCGQSYCTLDVDAPVINRKAGDTVMRRTVQLLGKKTSRCFATAISLIATEILPVPLRQQLEKGEVGVGELLRECGLETYREIVAIGRGSHTDSGIHDSVWRSYRIVMEHQAFIQITEFFPISLYSSF, from the coding sequence ATGACAAGGTTGTTCACTTCAACAGGCTATTTAGATGCGCAGGATGAAACCACCGATTTCCCGTTGGAGACTCTGCCGCCGTTTTTGCGTGTACTCCTCACCACGGATGGTACCGTTACCAAGAGCCTGGAAGCTTTTTTTTGGGAGCCGGTTGAGGTTAAAAACTGTGGCCAAAGCTACTGCACGCTGGATGTCGATGCGCCGGTGATCAATCGTAAAGCCGGGGACACGGTGATGCGGCGTACAGTACAATTATTGGGTAAAAAAACATCGCGATGTTTTGCCACCGCGATATCGCTCATCGCTACAGAAATACTGCCTGTGCCTTTACGACAACAGCTTGAGAAGGGTGAAGTGGGGGTCGGCGAGTTATTGCGGGAGTGCGGTCTTGAAACGTACCGGGAAATCGTTGCTATCGGGCGAGGCAGCCACACGGATTCTGGAATTCATGATTCAGTATGGCGCAGCTACCGCATCGTTATGGAGCATCAGGCCTTCATCCAAATTACAGAATTCTTCCCAATTTCGCTGTACTCATCGTTTTAA
- a CDS encoding putative rRNA maturation factor: MNITLDLENASVVAQTPEQDEILRWLSPCFTPAQFDARLSNPTFQTPNISVRIVDEEESEALNSTYRGKHSATNVLSFPADLPPDIEFEFLGDLVICAPVVEREAQEQGKSSRAHWAHMVIHGCLHLLGYDHIEDAEAEIMENLETQILQALDFPPPYEQ; the protein is encoded by the coding sequence ATGAACATCACGCTAGACCTCGAGAACGCTTCGGTAGTGGCACAAACACCGGAGCAAGACGAGATTTTACGTTGGCTAAGCCCCTGTTTCACGCCAGCGCAGTTCGACGCGCGTCTTAGCAATCCCACATTTCAGACACCAAATATCAGCGTGCGTATCGTCGATGAAGAGGAGAGCGAAGCGCTCAACAGCACCTACCGAGGCAAACACTCCGCCACCAACGTGCTTTCGTTTCCCGCCGACCTACCGCCAGATATCGAATTCGAATTCCTTGGAGATCTGGTAATATGCGCCCCCGTGGTGGAGCGCGAAGCGCAGGAACAAGGCAAAAGCAGCCGTGCGCACTGGGCGCACATGGTAATTCACGGCTGCCTACACCTGCTGGGATACGACCATATAGAGGACGCTGAGGCCGAAATCATGGAAAATCTCGAGACTCAAATTCTACAGGCACTGGACTTTCCCCCACCCTATGAACAATAA
- a CDS encoding PTH1 family peptidyl-tRNA hydrolase yields the protein MNNPVKMIVGLGNPGAEYANTRHNAGQDFVENLARDYAQPLNNTPKHFGFTSRIIVAGQDVRLLVPTTFMNLSGQAVASLANFFKIAPENILVVHDELDLAPGITKLKVGGGHGGHNGLRDIISSLGNNKNFGRLRIGIGHPGNAKQVSAYVLKRAPAAEQSLIDDAIQAAEKCVTDLVKGDWEKAMRELHTN from the coding sequence ATGAACAATCCCGTAAAAATGATTGTTGGCCTGGGCAACCCAGGTGCCGAGTACGCCAACACCCGCCACAATGCCGGACAGGATTTCGTAGAAAATCTGGCGCGCGACTACGCTCAACCCTTGAATAACACACCCAAACATTTTGGGTTTACGAGTCGAATTATCGTCGCGGGTCAAGATGTGCGCCTGTTGGTGCCAACAACTTTTATGAACCTAAGCGGTCAGGCAGTAGCATCATTGGCGAACTTCTTTAAAATAGCGCCAGAAAACATTCTGGTGGTGCATGACGAGTTGGATTTAGCCCCCGGGATAACCAAGCTCAAGGTGGGCGGCGGTCATGGCGGCCACAACGGTTTGCGCGATATCATCAGTTCACTGGGCAACAACAAGAATTTCGGCCGGCTGCGTATCGGCATCGGTCACCCAGGCAATGCCAAGCAAGTGAGTGCATATGTGCTGAAAAGAGCCCCCGCCGCAGAACAGAGCCTGATTGACGACGCCATTCAGGCCGCCGAAAAGTGCGTGACCGACCTGGTGAAAGGTGATTGGGAAAAGGCTATGCGGGAATTACATACCAATTGA
- a CDS encoding diguanylate cyclase (GGDEF)-like protein → MQIADPLFYITGGVILFIGVQSFLLALAGFSPRIFYVFALLCLAVCNYQFATVAYYTASDENFAVAALHWQTNSLTLMIPVAAVFFSLYTGAAHKKIILIFSLVAAVIILMLDLSADVSLRFSGNEVHGPFMTSWGEQLYRIKGDVGAPGYFLHTVGAVFFMWCLQRGFVLQKQRDPRAIFFNTYVVLQFSAVFYGVLVDFGVVDSFKLLGFAFLGLVLLIAVSMSLEMREMLRELGSSRQQLTLERSASELLKVDQQRLSQVVALSPHSIQLVRADGVLLEKNHTADELWKRPIELGENLFESSPWLNLNIAELASSVIESGEIAQRLYEVDAAHFSHWDHSRWINLKIFPVAGKKGVRDSVTLIAEDVTREQSIENTLKTLAGSGAAGGGDFFELMSNQVNEMFHAKCVMLAKYLVDGAQGKFVTLSVIVDGTPVNNFYLADHGSVLEDIRKGYTSKINSGLLKQYPDDAFIQTNRLDAFVGIPLYDDLAHVIGCLAIFNNHSMDSRDDIQPILALIADRVAAEMQRQDAEQRVRRMAYEDYVTRLPNRAMLHEHLGELIAQCHSQQGFAAAYFLDLDHFKTINEALGHDIGDDVLRHVGQRLRESFAETTFVARVGGDEFVVVHPYPAEIFDERHITDFANNIIIMLSKPLELGDRIISIGTSVGIIKIPEHADNILDVMRRGDSALFKAKHAGRNCYEIYDPSMQKNIDERLEVEKGLRIALEEDQFGIYYQPKVNDNGMVVGAEALVRWKHPQHGFISPAVFIPVAEETGLIHLIGEWIMESLAADLVAWKQQKIKPFGDIAINISAWQFARADFIDKTLAAIRINNIGVDQFSIEVTETAILGDIAATRAKLGQLRKAGIAVVLDDFGTGYSSLAYLKDLPLDGFKIDRAFVDGLGSRQAEALVLSMLSIGKHMSLKVVAEGVETQEQFDKLKAMGCNLFQGYLFARPMPAPAFLAWVKDNLEDHGND, encoded by the coding sequence ATGCAGATAGCCGACCCACTGTTTTACATTACTGGTGGTGTAATCCTTTTTATAGGTGTCCAGTCTTTTTTGCTCGCTTTGGCGGGCTTTTCTCCCCGTATATTTTATGTATTCGCATTACTGTGTCTGGCGGTCTGTAATTATCAGTTTGCTACGGTGGCTTATTATACCGCCAGTGATGAGAACTTCGCGGTCGCGGCGCTGCATTGGCAAACCAACAGTTTGACACTCATGATTCCAGTAGCCGCTGTATTTTTTTCGTTGTACACAGGCGCTGCTCATAAAAAAATAATTCTGATTTTCAGTTTGGTCGCGGCTGTCATTATCCTTATGTTGGATCTTTCCGCTGATGTGTCATTGCGCTTTTCGGGCAATGAAGTGCATGGGCCATTCATGACCAGCTGGGGAGAGCAGTTGTACCGCATTAAAGGAGACGTTGGTGCTCCCGGTTATTTCCTTCACACCGTAGGCGCTGTGTTTTTTATGTGGTGCTTGCAGCGCGGTTTTGTTTTGCAGAAACAGCGTGACCCCAGAGCTATATTTTTTAATACCTATGTCGTACTGCAATTTTCCGCAGTGTTTTACGGCGTGTTGGTTGACTTTGGTGTAGTAGATTCGTTCAAATTATTGGGTTTTGCGTTTCTCGGGCTTGTATTGTTAATCGCGGTTAGCATGTCGCTGGAAATGCGGGAGATGCTTCGCGAACTCGGCAGCTCCCGGCAACAACTGACTTTGGAACGCTCTGCCAGCGAGCTGTTAAAAGTGGATCAGCAACGCTTGTCGCAAGTGGTTGCCTTATCGCCTCACAGCATTCAATTGGTGCGTGCCGATGGTGTATTGCTCGAGAAGAACCATACTGCGGATGAACTGTGGAAGCGTCCTATTGAGCTTGGCGAAAACCTCTTCGAAAGTTCTCCATGGCTGAACCTCAATATCGCCGAGCTGGCCAGCAGTGTCATCGAGTCGGGTGAAATAGCGCAGCGTTTGTACGAAGTGGATGCCGCACACTTTAGCCATTGGGATCACAGCCGTTGGATTAATTTAAAGATTTTTCCGGTCGCGGGAAAAAAGGGGGTTCGCGATAGTGTCACTCTTATTGCCGAAGATGTAACCCGCGAACAATCCATTGAAAATACCCTAAAGACCCTGGCGGGAAGTGGTGCTGCCGGTGGCGGTGATTTTTTCGAACTGATGTCGAATCAAGTCAACGAAATGTTCCACGCCAAGTGTGTAATGTTGGCTAAATACCTTGTTGATGGTGCGCAAGGCAAATTTGTAACACTTTCGGTGATTGTTGATGGTACCCCGGTAAATAATTTTTATTTGGCCGATCACGGTAGTGTTCTGGAGGACATTCGCAAAGGCTATACCTCAAAAATTAACAGTGGCCTGCTCAAGCAATATCCGGATGACGCTTTCATTCAAACCAATCGTTTGGACGCTTTCGTTGGAATCCCACTTTACGATGATCTGGCTCACGTGATTGGCTGCCTTGCGATTTTCAACAACCACTCGATGGACTCGCGGGATGATATTCAACCCATACTAGCGTTAATTGCCGATAGAGTGGCCGCTGAAATGCAGCGCCAGGATGCAGAACAACGTGTTCGCCGAATGGCCTATGAGGACTATGTAACACGCTTGCCAAACCGTGCCATGCTGCACGAGCATTTGGGTGAGCTTATCGCTCAGTGCCATTCACAGCAGGGTTTCGCTGCCGCGTATTTTCTGGATTTGGATCACTTTAAAACCATTAACGAGGCGCTCGGGCACGATATCGGCGACGATGTGCTACGCCATGTTGGTCAGCGCCTGCGAGAATCGTTTGCTGAAACGACCTTCGTGGCGCGTGTCGGTGGCGATGAGTTTGTGGTAGTGCACCCCTATCCGGCGGAGATTTTCGATGAGCGCCATATTACTGATTTTGCAAATAACATTATTATTATGTTGTCAAAACCGCTGGAGCTCGGTGATCGCATTATTTCAATTGGAACCAGTGTTGGCATAATCAAAATACCGGAGCACGCCGACAATATTCTCGATGTTATGCGTCGCGGTGACTCCGCGCTGTTTAAAGCCAAACATGCTGGGCGGAATTGTTATGAAATTTACGATCCCAGCATGCAAAAGAATATTGATGAACGCCTTGAAGTCGAGAAAGGTTTGCGCATTGCGCTGGAGGAAGACCAATTCGGTATCTATTACCAGCCAAAGGTTAACGATAACGGTATGGTTGTGGGCGCTGAAGCACTGGTGCGCTGGAAGCATCCACAACACGGATTTATTTCACCTGCGGTTTTTATTCCAGTCGCTGAAGAGACCGGTCTTATCCATCTCATCGGTGAATGGATTATGGAATCTCTCGCGGCCGATCTGGTGGCCTGGAAGCAACAGAAAATAAAACCGTTTGGTGATATTGCGATTAATATTTCCGCCTGGCAGTTTGCGCGCGCGGATTTTATTGATAAAACCCTGGCGGCGATTCGCATTAATAATATTGGAGTCGATCAGTTTTCTATTGAAGTTACCGAGACTGCAATTCTGGGTGATATTGCAGCGACCCGCGCCAAACTCGGCCAGTTGCGTAAAGCGGGTATCGCGGTAGTGTTGGATGATTTTGGCACTGGCTATTCCTCACTGGCTTACCTTAAGGATTTACCGCTGGATGGTTTTAAAATCGACCGCGCCTTTGTGGATGGTCTCGGAAGTCGCCAGGCGGAAGCCTTGGTGCTTTCCATGTTATCTATTGGTAAGCACATGAGCCTTAAAGTGGTGGCTGAGGGTGTCGAAACCCAGGAACAGTTTGATAAACTGAAAGCAATGGGTTGTAACCTTTTTCAGGGGTATTTATTCGCCAGACCCATGCCTGCACCTGCTTTTCTCGCGTGGGTAAAAGATAACCTGGAGGACCACGGAAATGACTGA
- a CDS encoding phosphate starvation-inducible protein PhoH — translation MDQSSEPISLTLEPSDSRRLANLNGQFDGHLKQIEQRLDVQILNRGNAFTIHGSGRKAAVNVLQQLYALTAEGRELTPDEVHLAIQESRMEPSQAVKDVQDAVDAVSIIRTKKCTVKPRGGNQQGYVAAVRTNDINFGIGPAGTGKTYLAVACAVESLLKDEIERILLVRPAVEAGEKLGFLPGDLSQKVDPYLRPLYDALYEMLGFETVAKFIERNVIEVAPLAYMRGRTLNNSFVILDESQNTTREQMKMFLTRIGFGSTAVITGDPSQIDLPRGQASGLKHAIGILDGVEGISFTFFTAKDVVRHPIVQRIVEAYDRAENNSSNH, via the coding sequence TTGGACCAATCATCAGAACCCATCAGCCTTACGCTGGAGCCTTCCGACTCCCGGCGTTTGGCGAATCTCAACGGCCAGTTTGATGGCCACCTGAAGCAAATCGAACAACGCCTGGATGTTCAAATCCTTAACCGGGGCAACGCGTTCACCATTCATGGCAGTGGTCGTAAAGCCGCCGTTAACGTCCTGCAACAGCTTTACGCGCTTACCGCTGAAGGGCGCGAACTCACTCCGGATGAAGTCCACCTCGCCATACAGGAATCCCGCATGGAACCCTCCCAAGCCGTGAAAGACGTGCAAGACGCCGTCGATGCTGTGAGCATTATTCGCACTAAAAAATGCACTGTGAAACCCCGCGGAGGCAACCAACAAGGCTATGTGGCTGCGGTGCGCACCAACGACATCAATTTCGGGATTGGACCCGCGGGAACCGGCAAAACCTATCTCGCGGTCGCCTGTGCTGTGGAATCCTTACTGAAAGACGAAATCGAACGCATTTTATTGGTACGCCCTGCTGTGGAAGCCGGCGAAAAACTGGGCTTTCTACCAGGAGACTTGTCGCAAAAAGTCGACCCTTATCTACGCCCCCTCTATGACGCCCTGTACGAGATGTTGGGCTTTGAAACCGTAGCTAAATTTATCGAACGCAATGTGATTGAAGTAGCGCCCCTTGCCTACATGCGAGGTCGTACCCTCAACAATTCCTTTGTAATTCTCGATGAAAGCCAAAATACCACACGTGAGCAAATGAAAATGTTTTTGACCCGCATTGGTTTTGGCTCTACGGCCGTGATCACCGGCGATCCCTCGCAAATTGACCTGCCGCGCGGCCAAGCTTCGGGTTTGAAACACGCCATTGGAATCCTCGATGGCGTCGAAGGAATAAGCTTTACCTTTTTTACAGCGAAAGATGTTGTGCGTCACCCCATAGTGCAGCGTATTGTTGAAGCCTACGACCGCGCTGAAAATAATTCGTCAAACCACTAA